The proteins below are encoded in one region of Triticum aestivum cultivar Chinese Spring chromosome 1B, IWGSC CS RefSeq v2.1, whole genome shotgun sequence:
- the LOC123105234 gene encoding uncharacterized protein, with protein MASSSSSEGKAELVDPKVEEDAPGESAENPAGSTTEALTNKKKKQKKKVLIQVPDSDVKRVLSYKEKPIDTEVDDLWVRRDPELAANWGIMLANLAMFKELTKERMLEEQRDYREQLKTKGRVTYELEVDQDDPRFKHVEPTTSAGAGAGRRRYRPGVMKKQDGQNRKLN; from the coding sequence ATGGCGAGCTCGAGTTCCTCCGAGGGCAAGGCGGAGCTGGTTGAtcccaaggttgaggaagacgcaCCCGGCGAGTCGGCCGAAAACCCTGCAGGGTCGACGACGGAGGCGCtcaccaacaagaagaagaagcagaagaagaaggtgTTGATTCAGGTGCCAGATAGCGATGTGAAACGTGTGCTCTCGTACAAGGAAAAACCCATCGATACGGAGGTGGACGACCTCTGGGTCAGGAGAGACCCAGAACTGGCTGCCAACTGGGGCATCATGCTGGCCAACTTGGCCATGTTCAAGGAGCTCACCAAGGAGCGGATGCTTGAAGAGCAGAGAGACTATAGGGAGCAGTTAAAAACCAAGGGCAGAGTCACCTACGAGCTTGAGGTTGACCAAGACGATCCCAGATTTAAACATGTTGAACCCACCACCTCTGCTGGAGCTGGAGCAGGACGGAGGAGGTACCGCCCGGGCGTCATGAAAAAGCAAGATGGGCAGAACAGGAAGCTAAATTAA